The Fibrobacter sp. UWB5 genome has a window encoding:
- the mnmA gene encoding tRNA 2-thiouridine(34) synthase MnmA: protein MTKRVAVGLSGGVDSALSAYLLQKQGYDVVGLTMATWDGSVNMPAVEGREGCYGPSEDKNIEEAKLVADRLGIPHYVVPVAGEYKTKVLDYFRAEYRAGRTPNPCVRCNQSIKFGALHLAARKMGIEFDYFATGHYARLDFKNENEPFLYRALDTGKDQTYFLSRLSAEQLSMVLFPLGGMHKQDVKALAAEIGWEDFATKRESQDFIECGDYSVLFEESDQVPGDFVDVSGKVLGHHKGIVNYTVGQRKGLNIGGQKEPLFVVAIDAAKNQVILGPRSALSCIQVSAIDLNLMVNENSPLLRGPLDAHIRLGHKGSPAKILDLEPGRIRVEFETPQFAAAPGQVLVLYAGDGVVASAIIDK from the coding sequence ATGACAAAAAGAGTGGCAGTCGGTTTATCGGGCGGAGTGGATTCCGCCCTTTCGGCGTACCTGTTGCAAAAGCAGGGGTACGATGTGGTGGGCCTCACCATGGCAACGTGGGACGGCTCGGTGAATATGCCTGCGGTAGAAGGTCGTGAAGGCTGCTACGGCCCGAGCGAAGACAAAAATATTGAAGAAGCGAAACTGGTGGCAGACCGTTTGGGAATCCCGCATTATGTGGTTCCTGTCGCCGGCGAATATAAAACCAAGGTGCTGGATTATTTCCGCGCCGAATACCGTGCTGGCCGTACGCCGAACCCGTGCGTGCGTTGTAATCAGTCTATCAAGTTTGGCGCATTGCATTTGGCCGCCCGTAAAATGGGAATTGAATTCGATTATTTTGCCACCGGGCATTATGCGCGCCTTGATTTCAAAAACGAGAATGAACCCTTTTTGTATCGCGCCCTAGATACGGGCAAGGACCAGACTTATTTTCTGTCGCGCCTCTCGGCGGAGCAACTTTCGATGGTGCTTTTCCCGCTGGGCGGTATGCACAAGCAAGATGTAAAGGCTCTCGCCGCTGAAATCGGCTGGGAAGATTTTGCTACCAAGCGCGAAAGCCAGGATTTTATCGAATGTGGCGATTACTCGGTGCTGTTCGAAGAATCGGACCAGGTGCCGGGCGATTTCGTGGATGTGAGCGGCAAGGTGCTTGGTCACCACAAGGGAATCGTGAATTATACCGTGGGCCAGCGCAAGGGCTTGAACATTGGCGGCCAAAAGGAACCGCTTTTTGTGGTGGCCATTGACGCCGCCAAGAATCAGGTGATTCTCGGCCCCCGCAGTGCTCTTTCCTGCATTCAAGTTTCTGCCATTGACTTAAACTTGATGGTCAACGAAAACTCGCCACTGCTTAGGGGACCGCTAGACGCCCACATTCGCTTGGGCCACAAGGGTTCTCCGGCAAAGATTCTTGACTTGGAGCCGGGCCGCATTCGTGTGGAATTCGAAACCCCGCAATTCGCTGCCGCCCCCGGCCAGGTGCTGGTGCTTTACGCGGGCGATGGTGTGGTCGCCTCGGCGATTATTGACAAGTAA
- a CDS encoding LysR family transcriptional regulator — translation MTLQQLKYAIAIADTRNITEASKRVFISQPSLTAAIHDLEEEMGVTIFNRSNKGVTITNEGDEFLSYARQVLEQATLMEDRYKGGKSGNTIFSVSCQHYSFAVNAFVDVIRKFGGPSYDFTLRETQTNEIIDDIAKLKSEIGVLYLSDKNEKVIKKLIQKNNLVFEELFATPLHVFMSSKNPLAKKEKITLEDLKPYPYLTYEQGDFNSFYFAEEPLTAIDFDCPRNIKVRDRATLFNLLIGLDGYTICSGVISHKLNGRNIIARQLDVHDKMTIGYVMRKGVTPSRYAKAYIAALMRHCK, via the coding sequence ATGACTTTACAACAACTTAAATACGCTATCGCCATCGCCGACACACGCAATATTACCGAAGCATCCAAGCGCGTATTCATCTCGCAACCGAGCCTTACGGCGGCCATTCACGACCTCGAAGAAGAAATGGGCGTTACCATCTTTAACCGCTCCAATAAAGGCGTCACGATCACTAACGAGGGTGATGAATTCCTTTCTTACGCAAGGCAAGTTTTGGAACAAGCGACCCTCATGGAAGACCGCTACAAGGGTGGAAAAAGTGGCAATACCATCTTCTCCGTGAGCTGTCAGCATTACTCTTTTGCAGTCAACGCATTCGTCGATGTCATCCGAAAATTCGGCGGTCCGAGCTACGATTTCACGCTCCGAGAGACCCAAACTAATGAAATTATTGACGATATTGCGAAGCTAAAAAGCGAAATTGGCGTACTTTATTTGAGTGATAAGAACGAAAAAGTCATCAAAAAACTGATTCAAAAGAACAATTTGGTCTTTGAAGAGCTCTTTGCGACCCCTTTGCACGTGTTTATGTCGTCTAAAAACCCGCTCGCCAAGAAAGAAAAAATCACGCTGGAAGACTTAAAGCCGTATCCGTACCTTACCTACGAACAGGGCGATTTCAACTCGTTCTACTTTGCCGAAGAGCCCCTAACCGCCATCGACTTCGATTGTCCGCGCAATATCAAGGTTCGCGACCGTGCCACCCTTTTCAACTTACTTATCGGTCTTGACGGCTATACCATTTGTTCCGGCGTGATTAGCCATAAGCTCAACGGCCGCAACATTATCGCAAGACAACTCGATGTTCACGACAAAATGACCATCGGTTACGTGATGCGAAAAGGCGTAACGCCATCGCGCTACGCCAAAGCATACATTGCCGCACTTATGCGACACTGCAAATAA
- the metE gene encoding 5-methyltetrahydropteroyltriglutamate--homocysteine S-methyltransferase, giving the protein MSNKKTSVIGFPRIGKARELKFASEKFFKGEISEAELQNVAKEIRQYGWAKQKAAGIDFIPSNDFSFYDNVLDTAFLFGIVPERYKKLELSDLEKYFAAAHGYQGEKGDVKALPMKKWFNTNYHYIVPEIDDASEFKVNDSKPVQEYNEAKAAGIQTVPTLIGAYTLLRLARYNGQKKAKDFVTSAVAAYAKVAELLAAAGAEWISFAEPALVFDVTAEEKQLFKSIYVELIKKVRAAGLKIALQTYFGDIRDVYQDVAALGFDALGLDFVEGLKSLELIKSGFPKNTLLLAGIVNGKNIWRADYSQKNALLAEIVSAVGAENVVVGTSCSLLHVPYTVAAEQKLPAETLRHFAFAEEKLVELAEIASGDAAALEKNKALFATPRVQANAKVQAELAALTAADFERKPSRLKRREVQKAEFKLPAFPTTTIGSFPQTAEVRANRAAFRKGEISKEQYVEFNRKKIAECIKLQEEIGLDVIVHGEFERNDMVEYFGSKIDGFVFTQNAWVQSYGTRCVKPPVVWGDVSRSAPITVEWSVYAQSCTKKPVKGMLTGPVTILNWSFPREDVSLKVQAQEIGFAIRDEVLDLEKNGIRIIQIDEAALREKLPLRKSDWHKEYLDWAIPAFRLVHAKVKPETQIHTHMCYSEFNDIVRDIDNMDADVITFEASRSDLKLLDALNEAKFETQVGPGVYDIHSPRVPSEQEIVDALHKIIAKVPQQNVWVNPDCGLKTRGETETTASLKNLVAAAKKLRAE; this is encoded by the coding sequence ATGAGCAATAAAAAAACATCTGTAATCGGTTTCCCGCGTATTGGTAAGGCCCGCGAACTCAAGTTTGCAAGCGAAAAGTTCTTCAAGGGCGAAATCTCCGAAGCGGAGCTCCAGAACGTCGCCAAAGAAATCCGTCAGTACGGTTGGGCAAAGCAGAAGGCCGCCGGCATCGACTTTATTCCTTCGAACGATTTCTCGTTCTACGATAATGTTCTCGATACCGCATTCTTGTTCGGCATTGTTCCGGAACGTTACAAGAAACTCGAGCTTAGCGATCTCGAAAAGTATTTCGCAGCCGCTCACGGTTACCAGGGTGAAAAGGGCGACGTGAAGGCCCTCCCCATGAAGAAGTGGTTCAACACGAACTACCACTACATTGTTCCGGAAATCGATGACGCTTCTGAATTCAAGGTGAATGATTCCAAGCCGGTGCAGGAATACAACGAAGCGAAGGCTGCTGGAATCCAGACCGTGCCGACTTTGATTGGCGCCTACACGCTCCTCCGCTTGGCCCGCTACAATGGTCAAAAGAAGGCCAAGGATTTTGTTACCTCTGCAGTCGCTGCTTACGCAAAGGTCGCTGAACTGCTCGCCGCTGCCGGTGCCGAATGGATCAGCTTTGCCGAACCCGCCTTGGTGTTCGACGTGACCGCCGAAGAAAAGCAGCTCTTCAAGTCTATTTATGTGGAGCTCATCAAAAAGGTGCGTGCCGCAGGCCTCAAGATTGCCTTGCAGACTTACTTTGGCGATATCCGCGATGTGTATCAGGATGTGGCTGCCCTCGGTTTCGATGCCCTCGGTCTTGATTTTGTCGAAGGCCTCAAGTCGCTGGAACTCATCAAGTCTGGTTTCCCGAAGAATACGCTCTTGCTCGCCGGTATCGTGAACGGCAAGAACATCTGGCGTGCCGATTACTCGCAGAAGAATGCTCTGCTCGCCGAAATCGTGAGTGCTGTCGGTGCCGAAAATGTGGTGGTTGGAACTTCTTGCTCGCTGTTGCATGTACCGTATACGGTTGCTGCCGAACAGAAACTCCCCGCCGAAACGCTCCGTCACTTTGCCTTCGCCGAAGAAAAACTTGTGGAACTTGCCGAAATCGCAAGCGGTGATGCTGCCGCTCTCGAAAAGAATAAGGCCTTGTTTGCAACGCCGCGTGTGCAGGCGAACGCCAAGGTGCAGGCGGAACTTGCCGCCCTCACCGCCGCTGATTTCGAACGCAAACCGAGCCGCCTCAAGCGCCGCGAAGTGCAGAAGGCTGAATTCAAGCTGCCCGCATTCCCCACGACTACCATCGGGTCTTTCCCGCAGACGGCTGAAGTCCGTGCGAATCGCGCCGCCTTCCGCAAGGGCGAAATCTCCAAGGAACAGTATGTGGAATTTAACCGCAAAAAGATTGCCGAATGCATCAAGCTGCAAGAAGAAATCGGCCTCGACGTGATTGTGCACGGCGAATTTGAACGCAACGACATGGTGGAATATTTCGGCTCGAAGATTGACGGATTCGTGTTTACGCAGAATGCCTGGGTGCAGAGCTACGGCACCCGTTGCGTGAAGCCGCCTGTAGTTTGGGGCGACGTGAGCCGCAGCGCTCCGATTACGGTTGAATGGTCTGTATACGCTCAGAGCTGCACCAAGAAACCGGTGAAGGGCATGCTCACGGGTCCGGTGACGATTCTCAACTGGTCGTTCCCGCGCGAAGACGTTTCGCTGAAGGTGCAGGCACAGGAAATCGGTTTCGCTATCCGCGACGAAGTCTTGGATCTCGAAAAGAACGGTATTCGCATTATCCAGATTGACGAAGCTGCCCTCCGCGAAAAGCTGCCGCTCCGCAAGAGCGACTGGCACAAGGAATACCTCGACTGGGCCATTCCGGCATTCCGCCTGGTGCATGCCAAGGTCAAGCCCGAAACGCAGATTCACACGCACATGTGCTACAGCGAATTCAACGACATCGTGCGCGATATCGACAACATGGATGCCGACGTGATCACCTTCGAAGCAAGCCGTTCTGACCTCAAGTTGCTTGACGCCTTGAACGAAGCCAAGTTCGAAACGCAGGTGGGGCCGGGCGTGTATGACATTCACTCTCCGCGCGTGCCCTCGGAACAGGAAATCGTCGACGCTCTCCACAAGATCATAGCGAAGGTCCCGCAGCAGAACGTGTGGGTGAACCCTGATTGCGGCCTCAAGACCCGTGGCGAAACCGAAACCACGGCAAGCCTCAAGAACCTTGTGGCAGCCGCAAAGAAACTGCGCGCCGAATAA
- the folD gene encoding bifunctional methylenetetrahydrofolate dehydrogenase/methenyltetrahydrofolate cyclohydrolase FolD — protein MAALILDGKALAKTTEEELSARVAKLKEKTGKTPILATILVGDDPASATYVKMKGNACARVGMESIRVVLPKNTTTQELLDKIQELNDNNDVHGILLQHPVPRHIDERAAFEAIDARKDVDGVTCLGFGRMAMGEPAYGCATPAGIMRLLKAYNIPLAGKHAVVVGRSAILGKPMAMMLLNADCTVTICHSKTENLPEFVKQADILVGAVGKPEFIKKEWIKQGAVVVDAGYHPGGVGDIENGLEDVASAYTPVPGGVGPMTINTLIYQSVESGEKYLG, from the coding sequence ATGGCAGCACTCATCCTCGACGGCAAGGCACTTGCCAAGACCACTGAAGAAGAACTCAGCGCCCGCGTGGCAAAGCTCAAGGAAAAGACGGGCAAGACCCCGATCCTTGCAACGATTTTGGTGGGTGACGATCCGGCAAGCGCCACTTACGTGAAGATGAAGGGCAACGCCTGCGCCCGCGTGGGCATGGAAAGCATCCGCGTGGTGCTCCCGAAGAACACCACCACGCAGGAACTCCTCGACAAGATTCAGGAACTCAACGACAACAACGACGTGCACGGCATTCTGTTGCAGCATCCGGTTCCGCGCCACATTGACGAACGTGCCGCTTTCGAAGCCATTGACGCTCGCAAGGACGTGGACGGCGTGACATGCCTCGGCTTTGGCCGCATGGCGATGGGCGAACCCGCCTACGGATGTGCGACACCTGCCGGCATCATGCGTCTCTTGAAGGCTTACAACATTCCGCTTGCAGGCAAGCACGCCGTGGTTGTAGGCCGCAGCGCGATTCTTGGAAAGCCCATGGCCATGATGCTCTTGAATGCAGACTGCACCGTGACGATTTGCCACAGCAAGACCGAAAACCTGCCCGAATTCGTGAAGCAGGCCGACATCCTGGTGGGTGCCGTCGGCAAGCCGGAATTCATCAAGAAGGAATGGATCAAGCAGGGCGCCGTCGTGGTTGATGCCGGCTACCATCCAGGTGGCGTAGGCGATATCGAAAATGGTCTCGAAGACGTGGCCAGCGCCTACACTCCGGTTCCGGGCGGCGTAGGCCCCATGACCATCAACACGCTCATTTACCAGAGCGTGGAATCTGGCGAAAAGTATTTGGGATAA
- a CDS encoding FKBP-type peptidyl-prolyl cis-trans isomerase, with translation MKINHFFSASLALCSVLVACGGGQKPAVDPEAQTDSAAAPKSALPDLNNPTDRYSYALGMDLGKAIANVNVPLNMDVLMGAIKDQVDSTRPVQMADSTAESALQDLLLQMQKKKESDEKAQAQKALDEQTKFLAENAKDTTVKKTPKGVQYKVIKAGAGISPKMSDKVQVHYIGALLDGTEFDNSVKRGEPLEFPVSAVIEGWQDLLQVMKEGDKVKAWIPSALAYGEAGVPPMIPANAMLVFEVELLKVYAEVPAVDSTAVPAAPAAAPKAETKPAEPAKAEAKPAAEKKAEAKPAAEKKPEAKPAEKKAEAKPAEAAKPAAKK, from the coding sequence ATGAAGATAAACCATTTTTTTTCGGCTTCTTTGGCACTTTGCTCGGTGCTGGTTGCTTGCGGTGGCGGTCAAAAACCCGCTGTGGATCCCGAGGCTCAGACTGATTCTGCTGCTGCCCCCAAGTCTGCTTTGCCGGATTTGAATAACCCCACCGACCGTTACAGCTATGCGCTGGGTATGGACTTGGGCAAGGCAATTGCGAACGTGAACGTGCCGCTGAACATGGACGTGCTCATGGGCGCTATCAAGGACCAGGTGGATTCTACCCGCCCGGTGCAGATGGCCGATTCTACCGCGGAATCCGCCTTGCAGGATTTGCTTTTGCAGATGCAGAAGAAGAAGGAATCCGACGAAAAGGCCCAGGCCCAGAAGGCGCTTGATGAACAGACGAAATTCCTTGCCGAAAATGCCAAGGATACGACTGTCAAGAAGACTCCGAAGGGCGTGCAGTATAAGGTGATTAAGGCCGGTGCAGGCATTAGCCCCAAGATGAGCGACAAGGTGCAGGTGCACTATATTGGAGCGCTCCTCGACGGAACGGAATTCGACAATAGCGTCAAGCGCGGTGAACCGCTGGAATTCCCGGTGAGCGCCGTGATAGAAGGCTGGCAGGACTTGCTGCAGGTCATGAAGGAAGGCGACAAGGTGAAGGCCTGGATTCCGAGTGCCCTTGCCTATGGCGAAGCGGGCGTGCCTCCGATGATTCCGGCGAATGCGATGCTTGTGTTCGAGGTGGAACTCTTGAAGGTTTATGCCGAAGTGCCTGCGGTTGACAGCACTGCTGTGCCCGCCGCCCCTGCTGCCGCTCCGAAGGCTGAAACGAAGCCTGCGGAACCGGCCAAGGCCGAAGCCAAGCCCGCTGCTGAAAAGAAGGCCGAGGCTAAGCCCGCTGCTGAAAAGAAGCCGGAAGCCAAGCCTGCAGAGAAAAAGGCAGAAGCAAAGCCTGCCGAAGCTGCAAAACCCGCTGCCAAAAAGTAA
- a CDS encoding RNA polymerase sigma factor → MAFSKLYEAYAPMVYRRCVFLLKDDAEAKDMVQNVFLRVYERMDTLDLSQPSSLLWNTATRLCLNRIRDKKRRGLDCDSSELLLTIACAEEDDGYEAKGLLAKIFSKEQESTRTIATLHYVDGMTLEETAETVGLSVSGVRKRLRTLQAKIKNLEVER, encoded by the coding sequence ATGGCTTTTTCGAAACTCTACGAGGCTTACGCCCCGATGGTTTACAGACGCTGTGTCTTTTTGCTCAAGGACGATGCCGAAGCCAAAGACATGGTGCAAAATGTGTTTTTGCGTGTATACGAGCGCATGGACACCTTGGATCTTTCGCAGCCGTCGAGTTTGTTGTGGAATACGGCAACCAGACTTTGCCTGAACCGTATTCGTGACAAGAAACGCCGCGGGCTTGATTGTGATTCGAGCGAACTCTTGCTCACCATCGCCTGCGCCGAAGAAGATGACGGTTATGAGGCCAAGGGTCTTTTGGCAAAGATTTTCTCGAAGGAGCAGGAATCTACCCGCACGATTGCGACGCTGCATTATGTAGACGGCATGACTCTGGAAGAAACTGCTGAAACTGTTGGACTTTCGGTGAGTGGCGTGCGCAAGCGTTTGCGTACCCTGCAAGCCAAGATCAAGAATCTGGAGGTTGAAAGATGA
- a CDS encoding caspase family protein: MKKILGKILFCDFLSGSAIFCLVCLVAILAAASNAHAAANSGEIAINRYVFAVSANNGGKGRPVLRYAESDARAFANVLSQMGGVAKQNVYRVTEPSVASLQSQLDALDKKLQASKSSKGAGADSREEVLVYYSGHADEKGLRLGEEIYSWKEFRKRVDALNADVKIAVIDACGSGAITRAKGGVAVPAFMVDKSSDMKGYAFITSSTQDESSQESDKLKGSFFTHSLVSGLRGAGDASGDGKVTLSEAYQFAFNETLQKTEATMGGAQHPSRDMNLAGTGDVVMTDLRSTSAGLDLDEDVDGHLFIRDEKGELVAELYKKSGRAMSLGFPAGKYSVRLERPAEYKETSITLYDNNRARLGKKQFTAVAVEKTALRGEIKSERSCANGDTAKCSLDSLDRNGVSRTTFGFYDRDKDPRKGVQLGLFATKTKNYMVGSQVSLFVNSADKDMRGIQLTGLLNIANENIDGAQISGTVNYAESVDGLQLAYINWASEKSEGAQIGFVNAALDTMRYLQLGFVNASEYSKTHVGFVNTSMGSKVQVGFVDVAKDADVQVGFVNVAKDNDVQVGFTNVAVNSRVGVGLVNATAWEGGTQVGYVNVAPKSKGRQVGFVNVCLECEKTPVGFISVVGNGVWAVTTSLNEMGVLDLSLRLGTAYFYTAFEWARPFEKGEGFKRFEDHYESGYGIGTQFGKYGNHFELEYMFLNAFENVAFSGENNYNYHHRLRLGFVHKLFPGLGLTVGGSLNWATIGDADEIWLKPWNNYHDDFGSEKHKARWWPGFYSGITVGRF, translated from the coding sequence ATGAAAAAGATTTTGGGTAAGATTTTATTCTGCGATTTTTTGTCGGGTTCTGCGATTTTTTGCCTGGTTTGCCTGGTGGCGATTTTGGCGGCTGCAAGCAATGCCCATGCCGCTGCGAATTCCGGCGAGATCGCGATTAATCGTTACGTGTTCGCGGTGAGTGCGAATAACGGCGGTAAGGGCCGCCCGGTGCTGCGCTATGCCGAAAGCGATGCCCGCGCATTTGCCAATGTGCTTTCGCAAATGGGCGGAGTGGCTAAGCAGAATGTGTACCGCGTGACAGAACCCAGCGTTGCCTCGTTGCAAAGTCAGCTGGATGCCCTCGATAAAAAGTTGCAGGCTTCAAAATCTTCGAAAGGTGCTGGCGCGGATTCCCGCGAAGAAGTACTGGTGTACTATAGCGGTCACGCCGACGAAAAGGGACTTCGCCTCGGCGAAGAAATTTATAGTTGGAAAGAATTCCGCAAGCGTGTGGATGCCTTGAATGCCGACGTGAAAATTGCCGTGATCGATGCTTGCGGCTCGGGTGCTATCACTCGCGCGAAGGGCGGTGTCGCTGTGCCTGCGTTCATGGTCGACAAAAGCAGCGACATGAAAGGCTACGCCTTTATCACCAGCAGCACTCAAGATGAATCTAGCCAGGAAAGCGACAAACTCAAGGGATCCTTCTTTACGCATTCGCTGGTGAGCGGCCTTCGCGGCGCAGGCGATGCGAGCGGTGACGGCAAGGTGACGCTTTCTGAAGCTTACCAGTTCGCCTTCAATGAAACTCTCCAGAAGACCGAAGCCACCATGGGTGGCGCCCAGCACCCCAGCCGCGACATGAACTTGGCGGGCACCGGTGACGTGGTCATGACCGATTTGCGCAGCACAAGCGCAGGCCTCGACTTGGACGAAGATGTAGACGGTCACTTGTTCATTCGCGACGAAAAGGGTGAACTTGTCGCCGAACTTTACAAGAAATCTGGTCGCGCCATGAGCCTCGGGTTCCCTGCCGGCAAGTACAGCGTACGCTTGGAACGCCCTGCCGAATATAAGGAAACATCGATCACGCTTTATGACAACAACCGTGCGCGTCTCGGCAAAAAGCAGTTCACTGCGGTCGCTGTTGAAAAGACGGCTCTTCGCGGCGAAATCAAGAGCGAACGTTCTTGCGCTAATGGCGATACGGCAAAATGCTCTCTGGATTCGCTTGACCGCAACGGAGTTTCTCGCACGACGTTTGGTTTTTACGACCGCGACAAGGATCCGCGCAAGGGCGTGCAATTGGGTCTCTTTGCCACCAAGACGAAAAATTACATGGTCGGTTCGCAGGTGAGCCTGTTCGTGAATAGCGCCGATAAGGATATGCGAGGTATCCAGCTGACGGGCCTCTTGAATATCGCAAACGAAAACATTGATGGTGCACAGATTTCGGGTACCGTGAACTATGCCGAAAGCGTCGATGGTTTGCAGCTGGCCTATATCAACTGGGCATCTGAAAAATCCGAAGGTGCGCAGATCGGTTTTGTGAACGCCGCTCTCGATACCATGCGCTACTTGCAGCTGGGTTTTGTGAATGCTTCTGAATACAGCAAGACTCACGTTGGTTTTGTGAACACGAGTATGGGCTCCAAAGTGCAGGTCGGCTTTGTCGATGTCGCCAAGGACGCCGATGTGCAAGTAGGCTTTGTGAATGTGGCTAAGGACAATGATGTTCAGGTGGGCTTTACGAATGTGGCTGTCAATTCTCGTGTAGGCGTGGGCCTTGTGAATGCCACGGCATGGGAAGGCGGCACGCAGGTGGGTTACGTGAATGTGGCGCCCAAGTCCAAGGGCCGCCAGGTGGGTTTTGTGAACGTTTGCTTGGAATGCGAAAAGACTCCGGTGGGCTTTATCAGCGTCGTTGGCAACGGTGTGTGGGCTGTGACAACGTCCTTGAACGAAATGGGAGTTTTAGATCTTTCGCTTCGCTTGGGTACAGCTTATTTCTACACCGCCTTTGAATGGGCTCGTCCCTTTGAAAAGGGTGAAGGATTCAAACGCTTTGAAGATCACTACGAAAGCGGTTATGGTATCGGTACGCAGTTCGGCAAGTACGGCAACCACTTTGAGTTGGAATACATGTTCCTGAATGCCTTTGAGAATGTTGCTTTCAGCGGTGAAAACAATTACAATTACCACCACCGCCTGCGCTTGGGCTTTGTACATAAGCTCTTCCCGGGGTTAGGCCTTACGGTGGGTGGCTCGCTGAACTGGGCGACGATTGGCGATGCGGACGAGATTTGGCTCAAACCCTGGAACAACTACCACGACGACTTCGGCAGCGAAAAGCATAAGGCTCGTTGGTGGCCCGGCTTCTACTCGGGCATTACCGTGGGTAGATTCTAA
- a CDS encoding Hpt domain-containing protein produces the protein MITVDKLNTFGANTAEGLARCFGNEALYLKLVATIPGEGNFDKLKDSIAAKDKKNAFEAAHALKGVLGNLSLTPIYTPVAEITELLRSETDMDYKSLLGTILEKKDELSRLCAD, from the coding sequence ATGATAACCGTCGATAAACTGAACACTTTTGGGGCAAATACCGCCGAAGGGCTTGCACGCTGTTTCGGAAACGAGGCCCTGTACCTGAAGCTCGTGGCGACCATTCCCGGCGAGGGCAATTTCGACAAGCTCAAGGATTCCATTGCCGCGAAAGACAAAAAAAACGCCTTCGAAGCCGCCCATGCGCTAAAGGGTGTTCTCGGAAACCTCTCGCTCACGCCGATTTATACGCCGGTTGCAGAAATCACTGAATTGCTCCGCAGCGAAACCGATATGGATTACAAAAGCCTGCTCGGCACCATCCTCGAAAAGAAGGATGAACTCAGCAGGCTTTGCGCAGATTAA